The following proteins are co-located in the Salvelinus fontinalis isolate EN_2023a chromosome 29, ASM2944872v1, whole genome shotgun sequence genome:
- the LOC129827214 gene encoding uncharacterized protein LOC129827214, with protein MSSGPVVESDGSRAQASLAVTSVYSEGPPSHLAVTVLRATGLRAKTFHGGSNPYAILQLGQRRITTPVIHDTLTPHWNCELTFPLPSSAPWDANAAALTLTIHHRRSLLALPDKFLGTVSFRLEDVVKKKDGNKEWFVLNSEPRKKLKKRGHVEVSFRLYTERSCLPSHSQPVTQTHSQPVTQTHSQPVTQTHSQPVTQTHSQPVTQTHSQPVTQTHSQPVTQTYFQPVTQTHSQPFTQTYFQPLTQIKSLSHSQPCTILSHSTSLSQPSNLPSHSLTQPHSQSHFQPSSSICTKSHISWESDTHCLPPSVQPVVKHWKPNHPSCGEENSEVLDSVPPPSVPADSPDCVSITTAECSNNIRPVSYFPASILTSETGDLEDGQEAREYLLDPGRGHSSRQGPLEETSTAGSTIGAQTFSKFQMFPFQHSQSQGRGRRVSFRSSFLSRLRRHRYRLDSGEASGERRTLRLPVCSRVLSRSTSPPYDRFPKIDVSERPQGFLSRLFPCLGRRE; from the exons ATGTCATCAGGTCCTGTGGTGGAGAGTGACGGTAGCAGAGCACAGGCCAGTCTGGCAGTGACTTCAGTGTACAGTGAAGGTCCCCCCTCCCACCTGGCTGTGACTGTGTTGAGGGCCACTGGCCTCAGAGCTAAGACCTTTCATGGGGGCAGCAACCCTTACGCTATCCTCCAGCTGGGGCAAAGGAGAATCACCACCCCTGTCATCCACGATACCCTGACCCCCCACTGGAACTGTGAGCTCACCTTCCCCCTGCCCTCCTCGGCCCCCTGGGATGCCAACGCCGCAGCCCTGACCCTGACCATCCACCACCGACGCTCCCTACTGGCCCTGCCTGATAAGTTCCTGGGTACTGTGAGCTTCAGGCTGGAGGATGTTGTCAAGAAGAAGGACGGGAACAAAGA GTGGTTTGTCCTCAATTCTGAGCCGAGGAAGAAGCTAAAGAAGCGTGGACATGTGGAAGTGTCTTTCAGGCTGTACACAGAGCGTAGCTGCCTTCCATCCCACTCCCAACCTGTCACCCAGACCCACTCCCAACCTGTCACCCAGACCCACTCCCAACCTGTCACCCAGACCCACTCCCAACCTGTCACCCAGACCCACTCCCAACCTGTCACCCAGACCCACTCCCAACCTGTCACCCAGACCCACTCCCAACCTGTCACCCAGACCTACTTCCAACCTGTCACCCAAACCCATTCCCAACCTTTCACCCAGACCTACTTCCAACCCCTCACCCAGATCAaatccctctcccactcccaacCCTGCACCATTCTCTCCCACTCCACAAGCCTCTCCCAGCCCTCCAACCTTCCCTCCCACTCCCTCACCCAGCCTCACTCCCAATCCCActtccaaccctcctcctccatctgcaCCAAGAGCCACATCAGCTGGGAGAGTGACACACACTGCTTACCACCTTCTGTTCAG CCGGTGGTAAAGCATTGGAAGCCAAACCATCCATCTTGTGGAGAGGAGAATTCTGAAGTGCTGGACTCAGTTCCACCACCATCTGTACCAGCAGACAGCCCAGACTGCGTCAGCATCACTACAGCTG AGTGCAGCAATAACATCAGACCAGTATCCTATTTCCCTGCATCCATCCTCACTTCTGAGACTGGAGACCTGGAGGATGGCCAGGAGGCCAGGGAGTATCTGCTGGACCCAGGACGAGGACACAGCTCCCGTCAGGGTCCCCTGGAGGAGACATCTACAGCAGGGAGCACCATCGGGGCTCAGACTTTCAGTAAATTCCAAATGTTCCCGTTCCAACATTCCCAATCCcaagggagggggagaagggtctcTTTCAGGTCCTCCTTCCTTTCCAGACTGAGGCGTCACCGCTACAGGTTGGACTCAGGAGAAGCCAGCGGGGAGAGAAGGACTCTGAGACTCCCGGTCTGCTCCAGGGTGCTCTCCCGGTCGACCTCTCCACCTTATGACAGGTTCCCCAAGATAGATGTGTCAGAGAGGCCACAGGGTTTCTTGTCACGGCTCTTCCCCTGTCTAGGTAGAAGAGAATGA